In the genome of Candidatus Thermoplasmatota archaeon, one region contains:
- a CDS encoding ubiquitin-conjugating enzyme E2 produces MTLPADLVLSRVRNELALARKELPHELAAGETTRLPVPVDVRLVGSPGPDWVEGRVVDRTEHEFRFVVTAEYPLQKPIVRWKTPIFHPNIMRPQDGGYVCTALLDRWNFRSTLVQFVRAIEVLLASPNPSSPYDTDSCTRAAAHFRRAPYVPGVATAAPPPAPAIRLRPPEDGA; encoded by the coding sequence ATGACGCTCCCCGCGGATCTCGTCCTCTCCCGCGTCCGCAACGAGCTTGCGCTTGCGCGAAAGGAGCTTCCGCACGAGCTTGCGGCCGGAGAGACCACCCGGCTCCCCGTGCCCGTCGACGTACGGCTCGTGGGATCGCCCGGACCCGACTGGGTGGAGGGCCGCGTCGTGGACCGGACGGAGCACGAGTTCCGCTTCGTCGTCACGGCCGAGTACCCGCTCCAGAAGCCGATTGTGCGGTGGAAGACCCCGATCTTCCATCCGAACATCATGCGCCCGCAGGACGGCGGCTACGTCTGCACCGCGCTTTTGGACCGTTGGAACTTCCGCTCGACGCTCGTCCAGTTCGTGCGCGCGATCGAGGTCCTCCTCGCCTCGCCGAACCCGTCGTCCCCCTACGACACGGACTCGTGCACCCGCGCCGCGGCGCACTTCCGCCGCGCGCCCTACGTGCCGGGCGTGGCGACGGCCGCGCCCCCGCCTGCGCCCGCGATCCGCCTGCGCCCGCCGGAGGATGGCGCGTGA